The Nostoc cf. commune SO-36 genomic sequence AGCCAATCTTGCAAGTGAAATTTGTAAGCAAAATCATAGTAATTAGGAGAAACAGAGAAAATTGCCTGGGGTTTTCTCTGCTTCACAGCTTGATTAAGTTTAACCATGAACGCCGTAATTTTTATCTGCCGCCACTTTACCCATGCCGCATCTTGGAATTAGTTGGGGAGGATTCTTCGTTTCTTTGGTGTACAAAGCAACTGTATATTGATCGTAGCCAAATTCGTGAGGCAAACTTCATGTGATCGTCAAACTGAATGCCATCGGCATCATATTGGGTGACAGTTTCTAGCACTAGATTAGTGATGAACTGTTGCACTTGCGGGAGGAACGGATTGAGCCACATAACCTCACCAGCCGCACTGATTGAAGTTTGGCTACCATCGCGCTTTTGTGTGAACCAATCCGGGTAATTCAGCGCAAGTTCCGAGGTTGGGGGAGCCATGAAACCAAATTCAAACCAGGGAATTACTAGCAATCCTTTGCGATGGGCTTGAGTAATAAGGTCTGCGAGAATATCATGTCCATCTGAACCTTTGTAGACAAAAGGTTGAATACCTGCACGTTGTGCTACTGCACTGGGATGCATCACATAGCCTGAATTCCACACTACAGGATAGATGGTGTTGAAGTTCATTCGCCGTAGTTGGCTGACTGCATCCTGCACTGTGGCGCGATTTTTCAGGGTATCAAAATCATTGTTGGTCATCCAAACCCCACGAATTTCTTGACGGGGCATCTGTGCGATCGCACTGAAGCCACCACTTTCGGTAATTACAGGGGTGAAACTGTCTACTAGCAATACCGTAATAAAGGATATAAAAATGAGAATTGGAAAAAGATACTTGAGCGATATCTGACGACAAGCTGCTATGCATCTACGCCGCCAACTTTGAACAAAAAAAGATGATTTCATAGATTTGAGTGATGCATTAACTACCTACACACGCCATTGCTCGTTTTTATAATTGAATCTACTAACCATATAGTTTACAAGTATTTATGCTTACTATATGATTAATGAGTTGGTAGTTTTTCGTTCCCTGCTTATGGAACTTTTGCACCAGAAAAAGAAATTAAAGCAGACCTAGCGAAGTTATAAGATGCTTGACGCAGCTAGTAGCCATTAAGTGCCCAATAGATATAGATACGGAGAATAGGAAATTGGGCATTGGTTATACTCCATCTCACTTAGGAACTTCAAAAAATAAAATCATCAATAGATAGGAATGATAATCATTTGTGCATTATAGTTTCGCTAATACCTTGATGCAGACTTTGATAATATGAGTTAAACTAATGAGTGAATTAAAAACACTTTGGGAAATTTAAACTATTAAATAGAATCTCACTTTTTATTTGAATAACTAAGTTATATTTTTTTAAATAACTAATTATATAATATTTATTTGTTCATTTTTTTTATTTAAAAATAATTCTGAATAAGTTTTTTCTGTAGTTATTATAGATTTATTTAAACTATCCTTAATATATTCAAGGATACTTTGAGCCACATACTCTGCAAGCTTGACTGGCACAGCATTTCCGATCATTTGTTCCAGGTCTGTTTTTGTGCCTTCAAAAATAAATGTTTCCGGGAAAGTCTGCAAATAGCTTCTTTCTATTGTAGTCAATGGGCGCAATTCTTCTGTAACGGGGACAGGATCTTTAGGGTGTTTCTTATAAGTTTTAGGAATAGGACGATTAACTCCTCCTTACTGTTGGGCTGGGTTCATCAATACTGAATATTCCTCTTCTTTGATAACTTCTTGGATGTCTGTAATAATATTGAATTTCTAATTTTTTTCCCAGATAATCTCTAATGGTCATTGGTTTATCTGCTAACCTTTTTTTGAGGTAAGGTTCTAGACTTTCGTCTGTTCCTTGTAACTCTCCAAAGCAAAAAAATCTTTTTCGCTTTTGAGGTACACCGCACAGACTAGCATCCAAAACTATTTCGCTTAAACCATATCCAGCAGCTTTTAATATTTTTCTGACCTCTTTATATTTATTGCTTTTACGAAATAATTCTACATTTTCTATCAAAAACCATTGAGGAAGTACACTTGTAACTATCTCCGAAAATATTATACTTAAATCCCCTCTTCCTAAATCTTCATTACGCTTTCCGGCACTAGAAAAATCTTGGCATGGAGGGCCACCAATAATAATTTCAGGGCGCATCTCTCTAAAGATTTGATAGTTTTTCCTCAAAATACTAAGATCATAATCAAAGATTTGATGGTTAAAGTTTTTTTGATAAACCTCTATAGCTGGTTTCCAATTATCAAACGCTGCTACAATATTAAAACCAGCATTGTGAAAACCTAAAGATAAGCCTCCACAACCAGCAAAAAGGTCTAAAACTCTAAGTGAAGAGCTTTTTTTATCATCTTTATATTTTTCTTTCATCTCTTTATATATCTTTTAATGATTAATATTCTAGTATGTACACGTAAAACAATGTGTTTAATAAAACTTTTGAATTTACGAAACTATTCCATGCCCTACCTGTGTCACAATAAATAACTGTAATAAGAAAAATATTGTTAAGGTAATTTAGTGAGTCCAACTGCTCAATCCACGACAAATGCGCGTCGCGTAGTATTTCCTTTTACGGCAATTGTCGGCCAGGAAGAAATGAAACTGGCGCTGTTATTGAACGTGATTGACCCCAAAATTGGGGGTGTAATGATTATGGGCGATCGCGGCACCGGAAAATCCACAACTATCCGGGCGCTAGCCGATCTGCTGCCAGAAATTTCTGTGGTTGCTAATGACCCATTCAGTAGTGATCCTAGCGACCCCGATTTGATGAGCGATGAAGTCCGCCAACTGTTAGAACAAGGGGCAGAAATTCCTGTAGCTCACAAAAAAGTCCAAATGGTAGACCTACCGCTAGGAGCTACAGAAGACCGAGTTTGTGGCACAATCGACATCGAGAAAGCTTTATCTGAAGGTGTCAAAGCTTTTGAACCAGGACTACTGGCAAAGGCAAACCGAGGCATTCTCTATGTAGATGAAGTCAACTTACTAGATGACCACCTTGTAGACGTGTTACTCGACTCCGCCGCCAGTGGATGGAACACTGTAGAACGAGAAGGCATTTCTATCCGTCACCCAGCACGTTTCGTTCTTGTGGGTTCTGGAAACCCAGAAGAAGGCGAACTACGCCCCCAACTGCTTGACCGCTTTGGGATGCACGCAGAAATTCACACGGTAAAAGAACCAGCGTTGCGGGTGCAAATCGTGGAACAAAGGGCAGATTTTGACCAAAATCCGCCAGTATTTCTCGAAAATTACAAACCCCAACAAGAAGCATTACAACAGCAAATTGTCAATGCTCAACAGCTTTTACCAGAAGTAAAAATTGACTATGATCTGCGGGTAAAAATTTCTGAAGTCTGCTCAGAACTGGATGTAGACGGTTTGCGGGGTGACATTGTTAGTAACCGCGCCGCCAAAGCTTTAACAGCTTATGAAGGACGCACTGAAGTTACAGTTGATGATATCCTTCGCGTCATCACACTATGCTTGCGTCACAGACTGCGGAAAGACCCCTTAGAATCGATTGATTCTGGCTACAAAGTCGCCAAAGTTTTTAGCCGCGTCTTTGGTGTTGAATTACCAGAAAGTGATACTGCACAAAAAAATGGCACAGGTCAAAAATTAGGGGCTAGGAGTTAAAAGTTAGGAGTGAGGAGTTAGAAGTTTTGAATGCAAAGCTATAATTCACAACTTTAATTCCTCACTCAGCACTGAGTATATAACTCATAATTACTAACTTTTAACTCAGTATTTAGCGCTGAATATATAACTTTTAACTCAACACTGACTATGAGATTTTGGTCTTTTTGGTACAACAGCTTTATTCTATCCAGCCAATATAACCCGCCCAGGTTTGTAGAATTATTGATGCTCTTATTAGCGATCGCAATGCTGGCAATAGCTAGTATTTTACCTGAAAGACCCTATTTAATCTTAGGCTTGAGCTTAGTAGTTGGAGCATCTATTTCCATCTTAGTGCGGGAAGCGATCGCCCCCTCACCCCAGACGCGAATTACCCAACTAACAGCATCCCTATTACTCATCATCAGCCTCTACGGTTTTGCTGACTTAATGTACGCTCTTTAAATTTTCGTTACATAGTTATAAATTTTCCCACCTACCTACTTACCAGCAAATTAGCGATCGCAGTACTAATTGGTTGACCTGTAAACTGTTGGTAATAAGTAAACCCAGGCGAAGGATTAACCTCGAAGCAGTACCATTCATTTCCAGGTGTGCGGCGTAAATCGATGCCGCAAAGAGACATTTTCAAGGCGTTCTAGATGCTCAACTCCCACACGCGAGACTTTGCTACGGATACCACTGATGGATTTATAAAGGCGGGTGTAATTTCAGACCAACACATTAAAGCATCATCAACTGCGATCGCATGTTGCCAAGCTCGACTATTTTCACCTGCTTCGGCAATTTGGGGAAGGCGGCGTGAATCATAGAGGCGCAAGTAGGCTGCGGTAATTTCACTCAAGTAATCGCAGGGGCACAACATGTTGTGCCCCTACCCGTGTACTTCATTTACCTGAAATACGCTGTAACTTAACGAACTACCCCGTGAGTAGAAACAGTATCAATCGGTTTTATCAGGTACAGGCGTAATAACTCCAAGCCATTGGAGATGTAAAGCGGCAGTTTTTGGAAGAATTGCAAGAATTTGGGAGTGTTGGAGTTAGCGATCGCACCCAACTTTTCATTATTGCTTATACAAGTATCCAACCGCCGATAAAACTCTGGATTCTCTACATCCAGCATGAGTGGGAACACTCTACCTGCGTTTTCGTTGGTCTTCTTAATTACATGGATGTCGTATTCTCGCGCATCTAATCCAAGGGTGGCATAAAAGTCCTTCCGTTGGATGTCATTAAGATACATTGTCGCAAACACCGACAACAGGAAGAACCGACTCCACAGCCGTGCTTTCCAATCATTCAACATTTGCGGCTGAGATTTCATGATCGCATCAAAGAAATCGCCGTGACGGTTTTCATCCTGACACCAGTTCTCAAAGAACCGGAAGATTGGATAAACCCGGTCTTCGGGATGTGCTTCTAAATGGCGATAAATGGTGATATAGCGCCAATAACCGATCTTCTCAGAAAGATAAGTAGCGTAGAAGATGAATTTCGGTTTAAAGAAGGTATAACTGCGGCTCTTTGTCAAAAACCCTAAATCTAGGGAGAGATTAAAGTCCGACAAAGCTTTGTTCAAAAAGCCAGCGTGACGTGCTTCATCCCGTGACATCAGGTTAAAGCACTCTGCCAAGACGGGGCTTTTTCCTTTCAAGCGACGGCCAAGTTCTTTATACAGCAAAAAGCCGGAAAACTCTGCCGTACAGGAACGTTCTAGAAATTCAACAAACAACTTGCGAGTTTCCCCGTCAATATGATCCCAGGATTGTTCAAACTCGGCATCCCGAACAAAGTGATGGCGGTTGTAGTCAGTGCGGAACTCTTCGAGAATGGCTTGTAACTCGTCTTCGTTGACGGAGATATCCATCCGCGCCATTTCATCAAAATCGGTAGTATAAAACCGAGGTGTTAACAGGGTTTCTTTCGCTGGGACTTTAATCCCTGGCCGGATTTCTTCAAAGCCTGGTTTTTTGAGGGAATCTACCATGTCTGGATTGCTCTTTCGTCTTTATTATCTTAAGTAAACTCTTCGGGTGACGTTCTTACGTCGCTACCCTTCGGATTTGCCAGTCGCCCGCGGACTCACTAACGCTGCGCTCTCGCTTTTGCGTCAAAAGACCACGCTGGCTCATCCTTACACTAAGGGCAGTTCCTCGTGGGGAACTCCGAAGACTGGACTGTCTAACCAGAAAGCCAAAAATAATGCTTTGGCAAGCCGATAACAGCCCACAATAATCCAATTGTATAAAGTTCAGTCTACCAAGGTGCGGGTTAGAAACTAATAAGTAAAACATTAAGAGTTGCAACAACAATTCAATATTGGCAGTCAAATCAGGGCAACGAGTCTGAATATTGACAAGCCTGAATTAAGCGTAGAATGAACCAAAACCGCAATTACATAGAACTTTCAGGAAATTAAATGTTCACTTCCTAGTGATGATAATCATTGAAAATTTTTAACCCTGTCCGCAGAAATGGCTAATAATAAAATTGCCTTCAGTCGGTGAATACCCTAGAAACTTGGTATATTACTCATGCTCAGACGCTTAAGCCGCCGTAAAATCTCCTCAGTAGCTGCGCTTGTGCTTGTTATATGCTTTACTTTGTTAATTGTGCGTTCATTTGGGCTAACAATTATGACATCAGCACCCCAACTGCTCACCGACCCATTTTTGCAATTGCCAACTGAAACCTCAGTGCAAGTAGTTTGGTTTACTGAGTTTGCTGGTGTTAATCATACAGTAACTTACGGGGAAAATTTCAAACAAACCGCTAAAGCAAATATTACCAAACTGACTCGCACGCGTGAAGATCAAGAGTCAAAAGTTGCAAACCAAACCAAAGACGGCCAAATTTATCAAAAACCCGTCCTGCGTGATATTTGGCGACATGAGGCTGAGGTAACTGGGTTAACTCCTGGTGTGCGGGTAAACTATCGGGTTACGAGTGTCCGAGAAGACAACGAGAGTGTTAGCAGTGATGTTTTTACCCTCGCAGCTACTCCTAAGTTAGATACACCACTAAAAATTTTACTCACCTCAGATCATCAGTTAAAACCGATGACATCTGCAAATCTGCAAAAGGTGGTAGAAACAGTTGGACGAGTTGATGGGGTGTGGTTTGCCGGTGATTTAATTAATATTAGCGATCGCGCCTCAGAATGGTTTGATGATAATAGTGGTGGTGCGTTATTTCCCGGTTTACAAGGTCGTGCTAAATATGAAATGACGCACGACGGGGTAAAGACAATCTACACTGGCGGACAAATAATTCAACACGCACCCATGTTTACTTGTATTGGCAATCATGAGGTTATGGGGCGATTTGCCAGAATGGGAAGTTTAAATGATGAATTTGATGATACGTTCCCCCGTGTCGCTGCCCAAAAAATCTACCAGGACAACTTAATAGATAATTCCTTTAATACTAATACTTACGAAGAAATTTTTTCTTTACCAAAAAGTAAAGAGGGTGGAAAAAGGTATTATGCAGTTACTTTTGGTGATGTGCGTTTGGTGGTACTGTACGCTACGAATATGTGGCGGACTCCCAGCTTAAATGGAAAGAATAAGGGTAGATATCGAGAAGCTGAAAAGGATTTAAATAATCTTGAAAATTGGGGTTATGGACAGGTAATTTATGAGCCAATTGCTAAAGGCAGCAAGCAGTATAATTGGCTAGAGGCAGAACTCAACAGCCCTGAGTTTCAACAAGCAAAATACAAAGTTGTGATGTTCCATCATCCACCCCATACTTTGGGTGATAATATAGTTCCTGCTTATACAGAACCAGTACAGATAATTGAACGGGATGATAATAATATCAAAGCAGTGCGTTACGAATATCCTAAAGACGCAGATTATATTATTCGTGATGTTGTCCCAATACTTGAAGCAGCTAATGTGCAATTGGTATTTTATGGACATTCCCATTTGTGGAACCGCTTTGTTAGTCCCAGTGGAATGCACTTTCTAGAAACATCTAATGTAGGTAATACTTACGGTGCTGCTTGGGGTGATAGAAAGCGAGAAGTACCAATAGGATATCAAGAGGATTATGTTAATGTTGGTGATCCCAATGGTTTAGAACCGATAGTACCAACAATTTCCCCTTTGCTGGGCGAAGATGGAAAGCCGATGCCTTACATTGCGAGTAATGATATTACGGTTTTCAGTATCTTTGATACGGGGGCGGGTACGATAAGTAGTTATCGCTTTGATACTCGTAAGCCTGATTCGGAAGTATTGAAGTTTGACGAATTTAAGTTGAAATAGTTGAAATAACCAAAGCGAATGGAATTCGCGGCTACACAAACAAAGTCCGCCTCTGCTGACTAAGTACAGCATTTCATTAATTCGTAGCGAATTAAATTTGGCA encodes the following:
- a CDS encoding DNA cytosine methyltransferase; this encodes MRPLTTIERSYLQTFPETFIFEGTKTDLEQMIGNAVPVKLAEYVAQSILEYIKDSLNKSIITTEKTYSELFLNKKNEQINII
- a CDS encoding DNA cytosine methyltransferase; the protein is MKEKYKDDKKSSSLRVLDLFAGCGGLSLGFHNAGFNIVAAFDNWKPAIEVYQKNFNHQIFDYDLSILRKNYQIFREMRPEIIIGGPPCQDFSSAGKRNEDLGRGDLSIIFSEIVTSVLPQWFLIENVELFRKSNKYKEVRKILKAAGYGLSEIVLDASLCGVPQKRKRFFCFGELQGTDESLEPYLKKRLADKPMTIRDYLGKKLEIQYYYRHPRSYQRRGIFSIDEPSPTVRRS
- the bchI gene encoding magnesium chelatase ATPase subunit I; this encodes MSPTAQSTTNARRVVFPFTAIVGQEEMKLALLLNVIDPKIGGVMIMGDRGTGKSTTIRALADLLPEISVVANDPFSSDPSDPDLMSDEVRQLLEQGAEIPVAHKKVQMVDLPLGATEDRVCGTIDIEKALSEGVKAFEPGLLAKANRGILYVDEVNLLDDHLVDVLLDSAASGWNTVEREGISIRHPARFVLVGSGNPEEGELRPQLLDRFGMHAEIHTVKEPALRVQIVEQRADFDQNPPVFLENYKPQQEALQQQIVNAQQLLPEVKIDYDLRVKISEVCSELDVDGLRGDIVSNRAAKALTAYEGRTEVTVDDILRVITLCLRHRLRKDPLESIDSGYKVAKVFSRVFGVELPESDTAQKNGTGQKLGARS
- the acsF gene encoding magnesium-protoporphyrin IX monomethyl ester (oxidative) cyclase: MVDSLKKPGFEEIRPGIKVPAKETLLTPRFYTTDFDEMARMDISVNEDELQAILEEFRTDYNRHHFVRDAEFEQSWDHIDGETRKLFVEFLERSCTAEFSGFLLYKELGRRLKGKSPVLAECFNLMSRDEARHAGFLNKALSDFNLSLDLGFLTKSRSYTFFKPKFIFYATYLSEKIGYWRYITIYRHLEAHPEDRVYPIFRFFENWCQDENRHGDFFDAIMKSQPQMLNDWKARLWSRFFLLSVFATMYLNDIQRKDFYATLGLDAREYDIHVIKKTNENAGRVFPLMLDVENPEFYRRLDTCISNNEKLGAIANSNTPKFLQFFQKLPLYISNGLELLRLYLIKPIDTVSTHGVVR
- a CDS encoding purple acid phosphatase family protein → MTSAPQLLTDPFLQLPTETSVQVVWFTEFAGVNHTVTYGENFKQTAKANITKLTRTREDQESKVANQTKDGQIYQKPVLRDIWRHEAEVTGLTPGVRVNYRVTSVREDNESVSSDVFTLAATPKLDTPLKILLTSDHQLKPMTSANLQKVVETVGRVDGVWFAGDLINISDRASEWFDDNSGGALFPGLQGRAKYEMTHDGVKTIYTGGQIIQHAPMFTCIGNHEVMGRFARMGSLNDEFDDTFPRVAAQKIYQDNLIDNSFNTNTYEEIFSLPKSKEGGKRYYAVTFGDVRLVVLYATNMWRTPSLNGKNKGRYREAEKDLNNLENWGYGQVIYEPIAKGSKQYNWLEAELNSPEFQQAKYKVVMFHHPPHTLGDNIVPAYTEPVQIIERDDNNIKAVRYEYPKDADYIIRDVVPILEAANVQLVFYGHSHLWNRFVSPSGMHFLETSNVGNTYGAAWGDRKREVPIGYQEDYVNVGDPNGLEPIVPTISPLLGEDGKPMPYIASNDITVFSIFDTGAGTISSYRFDTRKPDSEVLKFDEFKLK